In Bradyrhizobium sp. WD16, the genomic stretch CGGAGATCGTAGCCGCGCCGGCCGCGCTGTCGGCCTGAAACGAGACGTCTCCGCCCCGATCGAACTCGGAGCGGAGACGCTGGTCTTTCTGTCTTGACGCGTTTCCTTCACGCGAACCGGCATCCGCTTCGCCCGGAAACGCGCCGGATCAGGCCACCTGCCCGAGGGCCTCGGCGATGATCGCCGTGATCGCGGTGATCTCCTCGGACGTGACGATCAACGGCGGCGACAGCGCGATGATGTCGGCGGTGTAGCGCACATAGAGCCCGCGGCTGAGGCAGGCGAGGAACAGCTCGTAGCCCCGCGCGCCCGGCGCCCCGTCCCGCGGCGCGAGCTCGATGCCGGCCATCAGCCCGACGGTCCTGATGTCGATGACGTTGGGCGCGCCGCGCAGGCCCTGCAGCTTGTCCGACCAGATTGCGCCAAGCGAAGCGCCACGGTTCAGGAGCTTCTCACGCTCATAGATGTCGAGGGTGGCGAGCGCCGCGGCGCAGGCCGCCGGATGACCCGAATAGGTATAGCCGTGGAACAGCTCGATCTGGTTCTCCGGCCCCTGCATCAGGGCGTCGTGGATCGCGCGGCTCGCGAACACCGCGCCCATGGGAATGGCGCCGTTGGTCAGTCCCTTGGCGGTGGTGAAGATATCCGGCTTGACGCCGAAGTACTCGCTGGCGAACGGCGTGCCGAGCCGGCCGAAGCCGGTGATGACCTCGTCGAAGATCAGGAGAATGCCGTGGCGGTCGCAGATCGCGCGCAGCCGCTGCAGGTAGTCCTGCGGCGGCGGCAGCACGCCGGCGGAGCCGGGCACCGGCTCGACGATGACCGCGGCGATGCTGTCGGCGCCGTGCAGCGCCACCAGGCGCTCGAGGTCGTCGGCGAGCTCGGCGCCGTGCGGCGGCAGGCCGGGCGAAAAGGCGTTGCGGGCGAGATCGTGGGTGTGGCGCAGATGGTCGACGCCGGGCAGATGGGTGGGAAAGGCCCGGCGATTGTTGACGAGGCCGCCGACCGAGAGCCCGCCGAAGCCGACGCCGTGATAGCCGCGCTCGCGGCCGATCAGCCGGGTGCGCGAGGCCGCGCCATTGGCGCGATGATAGGCCAGCGCGATCTTCAACGCAGTGTCGACCGATTCCGAGCCGGAATTGGTGAAGAACACCCGGTCGAGCCCGGCCGGCGCCAGCGCCGCGAGACGCGTCGCCAGATCGAACGCCGCCGGATGTCCCATCTGGAACGACGGCGCGTAGTCGAGGGTCGCGAGCTGGCGATGAACCGCGTCGGCGATCTCATGCCGGCCGTGGCCGGCATTGACGCACCACAGGCCCGCCGAGCCGTCGAGGATGCGGCGGCCCTCGACCGAGGTGAAATACATTCCGTCCGCGGCGGCCATCAGCCGGGGCTTCGCCTTGAACTGGCGATTGGCGGTAAAGGGCATCCAGTAGGCGTCAAGCGACGGCGTGTTCGGAATGGCATTCATTGGGTGGGGCTCCTGGTGCCCGCTTTCCGAAGTTCGCAAAAGCAGCGCTGCAACTGCCTGGTGCGAACTTCGGAAAACAAAGGGCACTGCAAGTTTGTAATGGTCGTACCCGCTTGCTTCCGAAGTTCGTGTCCAGAGCTTGCAGCGAGCGACTCACGAACTTCGGAAGCCGGGTACGACTCCGGCCAGGGCAGACGGTCATGATCGGAAAAAAACAACAAGTCCTTTTCTCTGACCTGCTAAGCTATTGATATTTCGCAATCAAAATTTCAGAATTATGCAATCCTCAACACCTGCAACAGCGGACCCTGCATGAGCATCGACATCGGCGAACGGCTTCGTTACCTGCGCGGCCGCCACAAGCTGTCGCAGCGCGAGCTCGCCAAGCGGGCCGGCGTCACCAATTCGACGATCTCGCTGATCGAATCGAACCAGATGAACCCCTCGGTCGGCGCGCTGAAGCGCATTCTCGACGGCATCCCCATCGGCTTGTCGGAATTCTTCGCCATCGAGCCGGAACGGCCGCACCAGGCCTTCTTCCGCGCCGACGAACTGATCGAGATCGGCAAGGGCCGGATCTCGTTTCGCCAGCTCGGCGAAAGCATGTCCGGGCGCAAGCTGCAGATCCTCAAGGAGCACTACCAGCCGGGCGCCGATACCGGGCGCGTGCTGCTGGTCCATGAGGGCGAGGAAGGCGGCATCGTGATTTCCGGACGGATCGAGGTGACCGTGGGCGACGAGCGGCGGATCCTCGGGCCGGGCGATGCGTATTACTTCGAAAGCCGCCGCCCCCACCGCTTTCGTTGCGTCGGGCCGGCGGCCTGCGAAGTAGTCAGCGCCTGCACCCCGCCGACATTCTGACACGAGCCGGATTGATCTGACCCGGTTCGGCCCCGGCCGCCGTGCCGGCGCCGGATTCTGTCCGATGTCCGACAGTGCTGTCGCGGACCGGACAGCCGGCCGGGTCGCAGGGCCAAAACAGCGCACATCGAGCCGGCACGCGCCTTGCTCATTTGGTGCAACGCACCAACGCGGCCTTCCGGCCGCGACACCCGGTGCATGCTGCAAAAACTGAAAGGCTCGACATGACCAGCCGCCGCCAGATCGTCGCCGTCATCATCAGCGCGCTTGCCGCCACCTTTGCCACCACCTTCCCCATGAGCGGCGCCGGCGCGGCGCAGATCAACGTC encodes the following:
- a CDS encoding cupin domain-containing protein, yielding MSIDIGERLRYLRGRHKLSQRELAKRAGVTNSTISLIESNQMNPSVGALKRILDGIPIGLSEFFAIEPERPHQAFFRADELIEIGKGRISFRQLGESMSGRKLQILKEHYQPGADTGRVLLVHEGEEGGIVISGRIEVTVGDERRILGPGDAYYFESRRPHRFRCVGPAACEVVSACTPPTF
- a CDS encoding aspartate aminotransferase family protein — its product is MNAIPNTPSLDAYWMPFTANRQFKAKPRLMAAADGMYFTSVEGRRILDGSAGLWCVNAGHGRHEIADAVHRQLATLDYAPSFQMGHPAAFDLATRLAALAPAGLDRVFFTNSGSESVDTALKIALAYHRANGAASRTRLIGRERGYHGVGFGGLSVGGLVNNRRAFPTHLPGVDHLRHTHDLARNAFSPGLPPHGAELADDLERLVALHGADSIAAVIVEPVPGSAGVLPPPQDYLQRLRAICDRHGILLIFDEVITGFGRLGTPFASEYFGVKPDIFTTAKGLTNGAIPMGAVFASRAIHDALMQGPENQIELFHGYTYSGHPAACAAALATLDIYEREKLLNRGASLGAIWSDKLQGLRGAPNVIDIRTVGLMAGIELAPRDGAPGARGYELFLACLSRGLYVRYTADIIALSPPLIVTSEEITAITAIIAEALGQVA